TTAACGCAGCTTCCTTTGCAAATCCCAACAAACAGCCAGAGCCTAGATACACCAAACGCTCAAATGGTTGTTGTGCAAATGCACGGATATTTTGTTGCTCTGTTGCAGCTAACATGCTTTGCGCTGCATTGATCAACTTATCCACGGAGCCATCATCCGCAGCAAAAAGTTGTAGCGCTGCAACCATCATTGACGAATAGCTACTCGTCATTGCAAAACTTTGGTCAAGCGTAGGTTCCGGTAACAATATACTTGTTGCATTGTTTGCCTGCTGCGCTGCTTGATGCAACTTTCCATCACGGTTGCAAGTGATAAAAAGGTGCTGACTGTTACTAACCAGCTGTGTTACCAACTCTACGGCCGCAACACTTTCAGGACTATTACCAGAGCGAGCAAAGGATACCAATAAACACGGCTTATCCGTCGCTAGATATTGCCTTGGTGCAGCAACTAAGTCAGTTGTGCTCACAGCCCGCACACTTTGGCGCATGTGTGTATTAAGATGAGTGGCGATAGCGTCACCGATATAAGCGGATGTACCCGCCCCTGTCAAAATAACCTGAGTATCAGGGTCATCTAGAAAAGGAGCTAACTCCACCAAAAGCCTAGGCTTTATGCTCGCGACTAATTGGGCGGTCTCTTGCCACATCTGTGGCTGCTGGGTGATCTCTTTTGCGGTCCAATAGGCATTTCGTGTTTTTAGTTGCGCAACTTCGTGTCCTAGCAAAGTGTTCATGACGCTTTCTCCATGGCAAAACACGCGTTTGAATAGCGAGCTACAACACGTTGAATTTTGGCAATCACCAACGCTTTGGCATCCCTTTCTATTTCACCACGGCGTACTTGTTGATATAGCTCTGGAAAATATTGGCTGATAAGCGGCAATGATAAAGTCTGCTGCGCTAGGTTTTCGAGCATGGTTGCTAACGCCTTTTGCACCGCGTCTTGATGCCAGTAATAACGGATACGGTCGCTAAAGCTAAATTGGCGCAAGAACCGGAGTTGCTGTGGTTTGCCGTGATAAAAACGCTGCCAACTCGTAGGCTCTGCCAACATGACCTCATCCACCACCTCAATAAATTGGCTATGCATGGGTAGTAATTGCTTTTCAATATGGTGAAGCGCAAATAACCCTTCGCGTAGCGCAAAGGTCAATTCAGGCCCGACTTTCAAAATGGCAAAGTGGTCAGCAACCAACGACTGATAAGCACCTGCAGTTTGATAATCTGTCGAATGCGCTTCGAAAGCGATACGGTCAACGGTACGAATAAAATCTTTTAAGGCACTCGCTTCGTTCGATTTGTAATCAAACACTTGGGTGTTATCAAACTCAACACCCGGCTGCACCACCATTGCAACCACGCGTTGCCAAGCATCCGCTAATCCCTTATTTGCAAAAAGTTCACGATGGCAAGCTAGGGTTTCTTGCGCAGCAACTTGGCTGGTCGGTTGCAGGCTGTCAATCTGTTCATCAGCGCCACCTGGAGGGGGAACTTCAGTACCAATCACATAAACAATATCACTACGACCAAACGTCGCAATCGCGGCTGCTTCCGCTGTTTGACACAATAAGGCAGCGCGATTAGCTACAATATCATCGCTTAACGCGTCAGGATCGTCAGCACAGGGCATGCTGGCATCTAAGTGGATCTTCTTAAAACCAGCCTTCACGTATTCAGCGACTAAGTCACACGCTTTGGCCATTGCGGCTTGGCTATTTTCACTCGTCCAACAGACAGGTCCCAAGTGATCACCACCAAAAATCAGTAACTGCTTATCAAAACCAAGCTCTTCAGCCATTTCTTCGACTTTGGCAATAAAATCCGCAGGACACATCCCGGTGTAACCGCCAAATTGGTTAACCTGATTGGCCGTGGCCTCAATTAATAGCAGCGTATTTTCCTGCTTGGCATATCTTATCGACGCTTCCAGCACCCAAGGGTGAGCTGAGCAAATGGCATAAATACCTGAGTTTTTCCCTGATTTATTGGCTTCGATTAGGGCTTGAAAACGCCGCATATGATCACCTCTTAAGACGTTATTAAATGTACCTCAATTCCGGCGGCAACCAATTGCTGATGAATATCAGCTGGAATACCACTGTCCGTTACCAAAACGTCAATTTCTTCGCAGGCGATAATACGGTGTACACCTTTACGATCGAACTTGCTGGAGTCCGTCACCACTATGACTTGTTTTGCAGCTTTACACATCTCGCGGTTAAGCGCGGCTTCTGGTTCAAAGTGTGTCGTTACACCAACATCGACAGAAAACCCGTCGACACCAAGCACCAAACGGTCAAAGTGATATTGCTTTAGCTGATCTTCTGCGTGACTGCCATAAAACGACAGCGACTTTTTACGCAGTGAGCCTCCGGTCATCAACACTTCAACGCCATCGGCTGCAACGAGTGCTTGCGCCACGTTAAGACCATTAGTCATCACCACCAACTGTTGATGCTCAGTCAGCTGCTTCGCAACCTCTTCTGTGGTGGTACCAGAGTCTAGAATAATAGACTCATTATTGCCTATAAGACCCGCCACTAACTTTGCAAGCTCGACTTTCACCTGGTGATGATGATCGTGCTTTTCCGTTATGGTGAGCTCTTTGGTTAACCTAGAACTCGCAACGGCACCGCCATGAGAGCGAACCAACAATCCTTTATCATGTAAGGCATTGAGATCATTTCTGATCGTCACGGTTGATACACCAAATTGTTCTGCCAGTTCAGATACTTCTACTCGTTCCGTTTGACCAACGAGTTGAACGATTTCGTGGCGTCTTTCGATGGTGTTCAGCATGACACCTCCTTTCGTTTTGGTTAAATTTAGTCTACACACCTTTCACTTTCTTTCAATTTATTTTTTTAACCTTAAACAAAAACAGACACAACCATCTGTTTTATAATGATTTAAATTTAAATGAGAAACAAATCGAAAATAAAACGAAAGAATATGAAAGATATTTTTCTTGCGTTCAAAATAAAACTGCCGTAATAATAACCAAAAATAACATTTCGTTTTTAACAACAAGAGTGAACAACTAAGAGGTTATTATGGGTGATCTAAACCGCCGGCGATTTCTTCAATCAATGGCTGCTATCGCAGCAACAAGCGCAGTGGTTGGCTGCGCAAGTAACAATAATAAGACGCCGCTTACACCAAAGCCACAAGGAAATTCAGTTCAAGGTCTAGTCGTACCGAAACTGGACGTCGTGCGAGTGGGCTTTATTGGTGTGGGTCAACGTGGTGTTGGCGCGGTAAAACACTTTTGCCATCTTGATGGTGTCGAGATCAAGGCCATTTGCGATACGCACCAAGAAGTCGTCGATAGAGCCGTTAAAATTGTTGTCGACAAGGGTTTACCCAAGCCAGCAACTTATGGCAAGAGCGATATGGACTATCGCCGCATGTTGGCGCGCGATGACATTGATATTGTGATCATCTCTACGCCTTGGAAATGGCATACGCCTATGGCGGTAGACACAATGGAGAGTGGAAAGCATGCTTTGGTTGAAGTGCCAGCTGCAGTAACCATAGAAGAAGCGTGGCAATTGGTAAATACCGCAGAGCGCACGCAAAAGAACTGCATGATGTTGGAAAACGTTTGCTATGGCCGCGACGAGCTGATGGTATTGAACATGGTTCGCCAAGGGTTATTCGGTGAGTTACTACACGGTGAAGCGGCTTATATCCATGAACTTCGTTGGCAAATGAAAGAAATTGAGCATAAAACCGGCTCATGGCGTACACACTGGCATACCAAACGCGACGGTAATCTCTACCCCACTCATGGCTTAGGCCCTGTTTCTCAATATATGAATATCAACCGTGGCGATCGCTTCGACTATATCTCGTCCATGAGTTCCCCAGCACTTGGTCGTGCAGCCTATGCCAAACGTGAGTTTCCAGCAAATCATGAACGAAACCAACTGAACTATATTGCTGGAGATATGAACACCAGCATCATTAAAACCATCAAAGGTCGTTCGATTATGGTACAGCACGATACCACTACCCCACGCCCTTACTCCCGCCATAATTTAATTCAAGGTACTAACGGCGTATTTGCAGGATTCCCCAACCGCATCGCGCTTGAAAACGGCGGGAGTAAGAGCTTTCACGAGTGGGATTACGACATGAATGATTGGTACGGCAAATACGATCATCCACTTTGGCAAAAAATGGGGGCTGAAGCTGAGCGCAACGGCGGCCATGGTGGCATGGATTTCTTAATGTTCTGGCGCATTATTTACTGCCTTCGTAATGGCGAGCCGCTAGATCAGGATGTTTACGACGCAGCTGCTTGGTCAGCGGTCTTCCCTCTTTCAATGGACTCAGTTGCAGACAGAAGTAATAGCAAGGACTTCCCGGATTTCACCAGGGGCACATGGCGCACTGCAGCACCACTAGGCATTGTCACATAACTAACCAAAGGTTAAATACGTTATCTATAGCAAGTACTAACAATGCCTGAATAAGCGCTCGTATAGCGGGCGCAATAATAACAACACTCAACAGGACAACAAGATGAAACACACTTTAAAACTGTGTGCTGTGGGATTGGCCGTGAGCTGTGCCCTGTCCCAATACGCGCATGCACAGGAAACAGAACAGAACAGCGGATCCGACGAGCAAGATAAAGCCAAGCAACAAGTCGAGAAAATTGAAGTACGTGGCGTACGTTCGAGTATCAAAGAGTCACTCTTTCTCAAAAAAAATGCCGTCGGCGTAATGGATGCCATCGTTGCCGAAGACATAGGTAAGTTCCCAGATCAAAACCTCGCTGAAGCGCTACAACGAATGACAGGTATCGCCATTACCCGTAACGCAGGTGAAGGACAAAACGTCACAGTGCGGGGTCTTGGTGGGGACTTTAACGTTACCACCATCAATGGTCGTAGAATGGCATCTGAACACACTAGCCGAGACTTTAACTTCGATTTAATTGCGCCTGAGATGGTTCAAGCATTAGAAGTGTACAAGTCACCACAAGCACAAACGCAAGAAGGGGGGATTGGTTCAGTCATCAATATAAAAACCCGCCGACCGTTAGATATGGATGGTTTTACCCTCGCCGGAAGTGCCAAAGCCATTTACGAAGAACGTACCGGCGATACCAACCCCCAAGCCTCCTTCCTCATTAGTGATACCTTTTTTGACAATACCTTTGGCGCGCTATTCACCGCCGTTTATTCAGAGCGAACACAACGCGAAGACTCCTACGAAGGACAAGGATTTTACGATCCAGAAGAAAATACCGATGTGCGAGTCCCTGTTGATAGTAACCGAAATGGTGAGCTAGATGAGGGCGAGAAAGTACACCCCTCAATGATCCCTGGATATGTACGCTACTCGAACTGGCAAGACGAACGTGAGCGCATTGGTGCAAGCCTCGCCTTACAATGGCGTCCAACGAATGATATTGATGTCACCTTTGATAGCTTATACTCAAGCTACAAAACCGACGGTGAAAAATATCAAATCTCTTTCGTCACCTATGATGAACCTTGGACGCCGGGGATCCCTGCAGTAGGTGAGTTAAAATTCAATGAAGATGGCAACGTCAACTACATTGAGTTAGTCGATGGTGCAATGGCTGAGCTACTGAACGTCTCTGAGCCTCGCAATACCGACACTTGGCAGGCCGGTCTTAACTTCAAATGGTATGCTACCAGCGATCTAACGCTTGAATTTGACGTGTCTAAGTCCCGTGCTGAGCGGATCAATGATGGCGACAACCGCTACATTGTGGCACGTGGCTTTGTTGATACTATCACCATAGATCAAACAGGCGACAACCTCCTGCCAGATGTGACCATGTCACCAGCACTTAATGCCGATCAACCCTTTGGTGCTCATTACAGCTACAACTATGGCACGGAAGTGATCAGTGATGTTGAAGAGTTAAGGCTCGAGGGAACATTTATTCCAGAATGGGAATTTGTCAAAGACATCAAGTTTGGCTTTCATTACGGAAAGCAAACTAAAGGCAGAGACGTAAGTAAATCAAATAACCCATCGATGTTTAGTAATGGTGGGGCTTATTTTAAAAACTCAGATTACGACAGCTTTGATAACTCAAGCGTAGAAAAGCTCGGTGGCCTTAACTTATTTAGACTACCCGCAGATGTACTTGTTCCCGCCAACTTTGATAACTTCCTAGATGGTGAGCCGGGCATGCACCCTGCACCGTGGGCCAGCTTCGACTACGACAAACTCTATGCTTTTTATCAATCCATTAATGCCCAAGCCGCAGATGAAAAAATTAGAGCTTCCAAGAGTCCTAAAGATTCCTACGAGCTTTCTGAGTCAACGTTTGCACTTTATTTAGAGACCAATCTAGTCGGCGAGCTGTCGGAAATGCCTTACAACTTAAACCTAGGCGTAAGAGCAATCAAAACCGAGATCACCTCTGATGGCTACGTTTTTGATTACCCAAGTCTGGTATACAACGTAGAAGAAGACGAAGATGGCGATATTATCTATCGCATAGAAGGGGATATTGCCGATTATTACTCCGATTCTTACGTAGAAGACGACTACACTGATGTACTGCCTAGCATGAACTTTAAGTTAGAAATAACAGACTCACTGTTATTTAGAACCAGCGCGGCTAAAGTTATCACCAGACCTAGCATCGATTTTCTAACCCCATATAGCTCAATTAATTTCAGTAAGTTTGAGCTTAACCTTGCCAACCCTGGGATCAAGCCACTTAGAGCAGACCAACTTGATTTGGGACTAGAGTGGTACTTCTCTGATTATGGTGCGCTCACCTTTGCAACCTATTACAAAGACATTAAATCGGTTATCGCTCAGGGACGTATCGGTACGATAAAAGTAGGTAAATTCATAAAAGACGGCGTTGAAGTTGACGGTCCGGAATTTACCCAAGTATCTCCACGTTCAGAAGCAGGAGCAGAGATCAAAGGTTTCGAAATTGCTTACCAACAGTCGTTTGAGGAATTGCTACCAGCACCATTTGATGGCCTAGGTATGCAAATCAACTACACATTTACGGATAGTAAATACGACGACCCCGAAAAAGACGAGCTACCGTTCGCTGGAATGTCTGAGCATTCTTACAATGCGGTTATCTATTATGAGAAGGATGACTACCAAGCGCGTATCGCTTACAACTGGCGAGATGATTACCTGAAGTATCCAGATGCGTGGGGCGGCCCAGAATGGGCAGCGGATTATGGTCAATTTGATTTCAGTGCCAGCTATAATCTTACTGCAAAGACACGGATTGACCTAAACGTGACCAACCTCACCAATGAGCGTCAATGGTCATACATTAAAACCCAAGAGCAAGTGAGCCACTTGAGCCGTTACGGCCGCAGTATCAGTTTAGGCATTAACACTTCTTTCTAAATCAATATGGGGCAACACGCCCCATTCAAGGAACTTAAGATGAAGAATACAATAATGACACCGATACTGCTGTGCGCCTCGCTATTTGCCTCAGCACAAGAAGCTTATATCAGCAGTTACGGTAATGCTTGGGTCAACAACGATATTGACGCCAGCAGGCAATATATAACTCAAGCCGGAATTGCCCCATGGCAAGATAAGCAGCTTAGATTTAATCACTATTTTTATGCCAATAACGTTGGCACCTATACCCTCTTTTTACACCTTGAGAAACCAAGAGCACCAAGTACATTGTTGGTAAAGCATAACAATAAACAAGTGGCGCTTAACCTCGATAGACAAAGCCCGACTAAGGTTAAAGTCGGTGACTTTGCCGTGACGCAAGTTGGCTATCAAACTGTCCAAATAGCCGGTGACACATTAGCCAAAGGGCGAAACAGTGCCTTCCCTGCCATTACCGGGCTCAGTCTCGATGGTGAGGCCATGACCCCTGCACCTAACTATGTCAAAGAAGACTTTTACTGGGGTCGTCGCGGCCCTTCAGTACACCTTTCCTATACCGTACCTGACAAAAAGGACTATAACTGGTTTTACAACGAAGTAACGGTGCCATCTGGCTACGATCCACAAGGCTCGTATTTTATGGCGAATGGTTTTGGCGAAGGTTACTTTGGTATTCAGGTCAACTCGCCCACCGAGCGTCGCGTGCTGTTTTCGGTTTGGAGCCCATACCAAACCGATGATCCAGGCACAATTCCTGACAATCTTAAAATCAAATTACTCGCTAAAGGCGAAGGCGTTTACGTCGGTGAATTTGGCAATGAAGGTTCTGGAGGACAAAGCTATTTACGTTATAACTGGCAGCCTGATACGACATATCGCTTTTTAGTCAATATTGAGCCCAGTACAATTAATGCAGGCCATACTGAGTATCGTGGCTATTTTTATGCGCCGGAAACCGGTCAATGGAAGCTGATCGCAGCCTTTAGCCGCCCTGAAACCAATACCTATGTTGCAAGACCGCATAGCTTTTTGGAAAACTTTTTACCCGAAGCTGGACAGCTTGAGCGTAAAGCATTTTATAACCGTCAGTTTTTACGTGACACCCAGGGTAACTGGGTTGAGTTAAATCAAGCTAAATTCACTTATGACGCCACCGCCAGAAAAGGGTCGCGTTTGGATTATCAAGGTGGTGAGGAGCAAAACCGGTTTTACTTACGTAATACAGGTTTCTTCACGGGACCCACGCCTTACCTCAGCGAATTTACTCGCCCAAGCAGCAATGATGCGCCGGTGATCCCATGGCAGTCATTACAGGCACACCCTTAATTTAAATGATAGCTTCTCTCTGGTCGGCCAATGCTACCGTAGCTTTGGTCGGCTTTTACTTCTTCTATACTAATTAACCAAAGTCTCGGGATAATTAAAGCTTTCCCCTTCGAAAAACAGAAATAGACATAAAACACACCAAAAACCATCACATTAATAAAACAATACACTCAATAAATTTAAATTTGGTGTAATTCCAACCACTTAGATCTAAATAAGAATTATTTTCAAAAAGACCGTTGACAGTTCTACAAATCTAACTGATAATCAATATCAACAAGACGAGAGTGACGGCTCAACTTGTTATCACAATAGTTTCTTGACCCGAAACAAGGCTGGTATCCACAACTACCAAAGGACGTTAGCAGGCACTTGCATTGCTCCTCGTATTTAGACGCTAACTCCACTTTTACTTGCTACATTGCTCATATCGGTGACGGTAGATATGAAATCAAAAAGCCCTGCTCAGGGCTTTTTTTATGTCCAAAGTTTATTTTTACTTCGGTATTTGC
This genomic interval from Pseudoalteromonas galatheae contains the following:
- a CDS encoding TonB-dependent receptor; the protein is MKHTLKLCAVGLAVSCALSQYAHAQETEQNSGSDEQDKAKQQVEKIEVRGVRSSIKESLFLKKNAVGVMDAIVAEDIGKFPDQNLAEALQRMTGIAITRNAGEGQNVTVRGLGGDFNVTTINGRRMASEHTSRDFNFDLIAPEMVQALEVYKSPQAQTQEGGIGSVINIKTRRPLDMDGFTLAGSAKAIYEERTGDTNPQASFLISDTFFDNTFGALFTAVYSERTQREDSYEGQGFYDPEENTDVRVPVDSNRNGELDEGEKVHPSMIPGYVRYSNWQDERERIGASLALQWRPTNDIDVTFDSLYSSYKTDGEKYQISFVTYDEPWTPGIPAVGELKFNEDGNVNYIELVDGAMAELLNVSEPRNTDTWQAGLNFKWYATSDLTLEFDVSKSRAERINDGDNRYIVARGFVDTITIDQTGDNLLPDVTMSPALNADQPFGAHYSYNYGTEVISDVEELRLEGTFIPEWEFVKDIKFGFHYGKQTKGRDVSKSNNPSMFSNGGAYFKNSDYDSFDNSSVEKLGGLNLFRLPADVLVPANFDNFLDGEPGMHPAPWASFDYDKLYAFYQSINAQAADEKIRASKSPKDSYELSESTFALYLETNLVGELSEMPYNLNLGVRAIKTEITSDGYVFDYPSLVYNVEEDEDGDIIYRIEGDIADYYSDSYVEDDYTDVLPSMNFKLEITDSLLFRTSAAKVITRPSIDFLTPYSSINFSKFELNLANPGIKPLRADQLDLGLEWYFSDYGALTFATYYKDIKSVIAQGRIGTIKVGKFIKDGVEVDGPEFTQVSPRSEAGAEIKGFEIAYQQSFEELLPAPFDGLGMQINYTFTDSKYDDPEKDELPFAGMSEHSYNAVIYYEKDDYQARIAYNWRDDYLKYPDAWGGPEWAADYGQFDFSASYNLTAKTRIDLNVTNLTNERQWSYIKTQEQVSHLSRYGRSISLGINTSF
- a CDS encoding DUF3472 domain-containing protein, whose protein sequence is MKNTIMTPILLCASLFASAQEAYISSYGNAWVNNDIDASRQYITQAGIAPWQDKQLRFNHYFYANNVGTYTLFLHLEKPRAPSTLLVKHNNKQVALNLDRQSPTKVKVGDFAVTQVGYQTVQIAGDTLAKGRNSAFPAITGLSLDGEAMTPAPNYVKEDFYWGRRGPSVHLSYTVPDKKDYNWFYNEVTVPSGYDPQGSYFMANGFGEGYFGIQVNSPTERRVLFSVWSPYQTDDPGTIPDNLKIKLLAKGEGVYVGEFGNEGSGGQSYLRYNWQPDTTYRFLVNIEPSTINAGHTEYRGYFYAPETGQWKLIAAFSRPETNTYVARPHSFLENFLPEAGQLERKAFYNRQFLRDTQGNWVELNQAKFTYDATARKGSRLDYQGGEEQNRFYLRNTGFFTGPTPYLSEFTRPSSNDAPVIPWQSLQAHP
- a CDS encoding Gfo/Idh/MocA family oxidoreductase; this translates as MGDLNRRRFLQSMAAIAATSAVVGCASNNNKTPLTPKPQGNSVQGLVVPKLDVVRVGFIGVGQRGVGAVKHFCHLDGVEIKAICDTHQEVVDRAVKIVVDKGLPKPATYGKSDMDYRRMLARDDIDIVIISTPWKWHTPMAVDTMESGKHALVEVPAAVTIEEAWQLVNTAERTQKNCMMLENVCYGRDELMVLNMVRQGLFGELLHGEAAYIHELRWQMKEIEHKTGSWRTHWHTKRDGNLYPTHGLGPVSQYMNINRGDRFDYISSMSSPALGRAAYAKREFPANHERNQLNYIAGDMNTSIIKTIKGRSIMVQHDTTTPRPYSRHNLIQGTNGVFAGFPNRIALENGGSKSFHEWDYDMNDWYGKYDHPLWQKMGAEAERNGGHGGMDFLMFWRIIYCLRNGEPLDQDVYDAAAWSAVFPLSMDSVADRSNSKDFPDFTRGTWRTAAPLGIVT
- a CDS encoding D-tagatose-bisphosphate aldolase, class II, non-catalytic subunit; the encoded protein is MRRFQALIEANKSGKNSGIYAICSAHPWVLEASIRYAKQENTLLLIEATANQVNQFGGYTGMCPADFIAKVEEMAEELGFDKQLLIFGGDHLGPVCWTSENSQAAMAKACDLVAEYVKAGFKKIHLDASMPCADDPDALSDDIVANRAALLCQTAEAAAIATFGRSDIVYVIGTEVPPPGGADEQIDSLQPTSQVAAQETLACHRELFANKGLADAWQRVVAMVVQPGVEFDNTQVFDYKSNEASALKDFIRTVDRIAFEAHSTDYQTAGAYQSLVADHFAILKVGPELTFALREGLFALHHIEKQLLPMHSQFIEVVDEVMLAEPTSWQRFYHGKPQQLRFLRQFSFSDRIRYYWHQDAVQKALATMLENLAQQTLSLPLISQYFPELYQQVRRGEIERDAKALVIAKIQRVVARYSNACFAMEKAS
- a CDS encoding SIS domain-containing protein, yielding MNTLLGHEVAQLKTRNAYWTAKEITQQPQMWQETAQLVASIKPRLLVELAPFLDDPDTQVILTGAGTSAYIGDAIATHLNTHMRQSVRAVSTTDLVAAPRQYLATDKPCLLVSFARSGNSPESVAAVELVTQLVSNSQHLFITCNRDGKLHQAAQQANNATSILLPEPTLDQSFAMTSSYSSMMVAALQLFAADDGSVDKLINAAQSMLAATEQQNIRAFAQQPFERLVYLGSGCLLGFAKEAALKMLELSAGQVMSVSESPLGFRHGPKSLINSKTVVVCFISSDGYTNLYDQDLVAELQRDGAAMTVHSLCPKVLPLEDVWQGLLYMLFAQQLSFYKALNLGISPDNPCPSGEVNRVVQGVVIHPFGSEV
- the agaR gene encoding transcriptional repressor AgaR, with product MLNTIERRHEIVQLVGQTERVEVSELAEQFGVSTVTIRNDLNALHDKGLLVRSHGGAVASSRLTKELTITEKHDHHHQVKVELAKLVAGLIGNNESIILDSGTTTEEVAKQLTEHQQLVVMTNGLNVAQALVAADGVEVLMTGGSLRKKSLSFYGSHAEDQLKQYHFDRLVLGVDGFSVDVGVTTHFEPEAALNREMCKAAKQVIVVTDSSKFDRKGVHRIIACEEIDVLVTDSGIPADIHQQLVAAGIEVHLITS